CGCAAAGCTTCAACCCTGTTGTACTCCGTCTTGCCCAGTGGTTGCTGCCTATTTTGCTACGCTTTCGGCTAAGACCGTGGTTGCCAGCTGGAATTTCCCGCATCCAAGTCAAGAATGCAGAAATTTTAGCCGAATTATATCAACAATTCCAAACTGGCAAAGTTCGCTTTTTGATGGCATTTCGTCATCCAGAGGTAGACGATCCCCTGTGTATGTTATACCTGCTTTCCAGAGCAGTGCCACGGGTTGCACGTCAGCAAGGAATTCCCTTGCAATACCCAATTCATTCACACTTCATTTATGAACGGGGAATGTTATTGTGGGCGGGAGACTGGCTAGGCTGGTTTTTCTCAAATTTAGGGGGAACTCCCATTCGTCGGGGTAAGCGACTCGACAAGCTAGGTATTCAAAATGCCCGGAATTTGTTTGCTAATGGCAAAATGCCGATCGCAGTAGCTCCCGAAGGTGCTACCAATGGACATAGTGGGATCGTTAGCCCTTTAGAACCTGGTGTTGCTCAATTTGGGTTTTGGTGTGTAGAAGACTTGCATAAAGCTAACCGTTCGGAAGAAGTTTTGATTGTGCCGATCGCGCTCCAGTATAGTTATGTGAAACCACCTTGGGCAAAACTGGATTGGCTGTTGAGTAAACTAGAAGCTGATTGTGGTTTGCCAGTAGAGACTATTGGCACATCTGAGATTGCCAATCCAGAAGAGATACACTATCCACGTCTGTTGCGGCTAGCGGAATGTCTTTTAACAGAGATGGAAGGATTTTATCAACGCTTTTATCATCAGCATCTTGCTGCAATTGATTGTGAACTTGAGGCTAGAGGCAATGCCAATGAGATACTAATCGCTAGACTGCATCGCTTACAAGATACAGCCTTAAAAGTTGCCGAGCAATATTTTAAACTACAACCACAAGGAAATTTTATTGACCGTTGTCGCCGTTTGGAAGAAGCTGGCTGGAGTTATATTTACCGAGAAGACGTGTCAGATATTAACGCTTTACCACCCTTCCAACGAGGATTAGCAGACTGGGTAGCAGCAGAAGCAGAACTGCGAATGCGACATATGCGATTGGTAGAAACTTTTACAGCAGTTACAGGGACTTATGTCAAGGAAAAACCTACTCCAGAAAGGTTTGCAGAGACAGCGCTACTAATATTTGACATGATTGCCCGAACCAGAAATAACACAAAACTGCCAGGGCGTCCCCGTTTGGGTTGGCGACAAGTACTAATTACAGTTGGTGAACCAATATCAGTTACACAACGGTGGGCAAAATCTCAAAGCGATCGCCATGCAGCAAGAGTTGGGGTGACTGAGTTAACAAAAGAACTGCACCAAGCTTTAGAACAATTAATTAAGGCGTGAAGCCTAACTAGAGTTTTGTCAATACCTATCTGCGGTAAATATTGATAAAAAATGTTTACAAAGTTTAATAATATGGGTTTATACACTCATAAGTATTTTTGCTCATAAAAATGATAGGCGATCAATTTCCCTGGCTCACTGCGATCATCCTATTGCCACTTGTGGCTTCCCTAGCCATTCCCTTTTTCCCCGATAAAAACGGCAAGCGTCTGCGCTGGTATGCTTTAGGGGTGGGTATGGCGGACTTTATTTTGATGTGCTATGCCTTTTGGCAACATTACGATGCCAGTAGCGCATCTGTTCAACTTGTGGAGAAATACACCTGGATACCTCAGCTAGGTTTGAACTGGGCAGTTTCAGTTGATGGACTGTCTGTACCACTAGTGCTGCTAGCAGGATTAGTAACAACACTGGCGATTTTTGCGGCCTGGCAAGTCGATCGCAAACCCCGCCTATTCTATTTTTTGATGTTGGTGTTATATTCTGCACAGATAGGCGTGTTTGTTGCCCAAGACATGCTGTTGTTGTTCATTATGTGGGAACTAGAACTGGTTCCTGTCTACCTACTCGTTTCTATTTGGGGCGGACAAAAGCGCCGCTACGCAGCGACAAAATTCTTGTTATACACAGCAGCAGCTTCGATTTTTATTCTGGTAGCAGGGTTAGCAATGGCCCTCTACGGTGACAATATGACCTTTGATATGGTCGAATTGGGGATGAAGAATTATCCCCTGGCACTAGAACTACTTCTGTACGCAGGATTGTTGATTGCCTTTGGTGTGAAGCTGGCTATTTTCCCCATGCACACTTGGCTACCTGATGCCCACGGTGAAGCGTCTGCGCCTGTGTCAATGATTTTGGCGGGTGTACTCCTGAAAATGGGTGGATATGGTCTAATTCGTCTCAATTTAGAAATTTTATCTGATGCCCACGTTTATTTTGCGCCAGTTTTAGCTTGTCTCGGTGTTATCAATATTATCTATGGTGCATTAAATTCCTTCGCCCAGCCCAACATGAAGCGTCGCCTCGCCTATTCATCAGTTTCTCACATGGGTTTTGTTCTGTTGGGTATTGCATCCTTCACCGACTTGGGAATCAGTGGGGCGATGCTACAGATGATTTCTCACGGTTTGATTGCCGCAGTCCTATTCTTCCTTACAGGTGTAACCTACGATCGCACCCACACATTGATCATGTCAGATATGGGTGGTATTGGTCGAGCAATGCCGAAAGTATTTGCCCTGTTTACAGCTGCTGCAATGGCGTCATTAGCCCTTCCTGGAATGAGTGGTTTTGTGGGCGAACTCGCAGTCTTTGTTGGCATCACCACTAGCGACATTTACAGTTCGACTTTCTGTACTGTCATGGTTTTCTTAGCAGCCGTCGGACTCATCCTCACACCAATATACCTACTCTCAATGCTCAGACAGGTATTTTACGGTTCTGATGTCGCTCCTACCTGTGTTATTTCTGATGCAGGTTCACAAAACCAAGACAATCAGGAAGCTGTTTGCTTCGGGACTAACTGCGTCCTCCCGACTGAGGCTAAGTTTAGCGATGCTAA
Above is a genomic segment from Fischerella sp. JS2 containing:
- a CDS encoding NAD(P)H-quinone oxidoreductase subunit 4 — protein: MIGDQFPWLTAIILLPLVASLAIPFFPDKNGKRLRWYALGVGMADFILMCYAFWQHYDASSASVQLVEKYTWIPQLGLNWAVSVDGLSVPLVLLAGLVTTLAIFAAWQVDRKPRLFYFLMLVLYSAQIGVFVAQDMLLLFIMWELELVPVYLLVSIWGGQKRRYAATKFLLYTAAASIFILVAGLAMALYGDNMTFDMVELGMKNYPLALELLLYAGLLIAFGVKLAIFPMHTWLPDAHGEASAPVSMILAGVLLKMGGYGLIRLNLEILSDAHVYFAPVLACLGVINIIYGALNSFAQPNMKRRLAYSSVSHMGFVLLGIASFTDLGISGAMLQMISHGLIAAVLFFLTGVTYDRTHTLIMSDMGGIGRAMPKVFALFTAAAMASLALPGMSGFVGELAVFVGITTSDIYSSTFCTVMVFLAAVGLILTPIYLLSMLRQVFYGSDVAPTCVISDAGSQNQDNQEAVCFGTNCVLPTEAKFSDAKPREVFIAACFLLLTIGIGVYPKLATEMYDVKTVAINTQVRQSYIQISQTNPQIFAKGFLFPKIAESNIASVSGIDK
- a CDS encoding 1-acyl-sn-glycerol-3-phosphate acyltransferase, with the protein product MQHAQSRLEFIPQSFNPVVLRLAQWLLPILLRFRLRPWLPAGISRIQVKNAEILAELYQQFQTGKVRFLMAFRHPEVDDPLCMLYLLSRAVPRVARQQGIPLQYPIHSHFIYERGMLLWAGDWLGWFFSNLGGTPIRRGKRLDKLGIQNARNLFANGKMPIAVAPEGATNGHSGIVSPLEPGVAQFGFWCVEDLHKANRSEEVLIVPIALQYSYVKPPWAKLDWLLSKLEADCGLPVETIGTSEIANPEEIHYPRLLRLAECLLTEMEGFYQRFYHQHLAAIDCELEARGNANEILIARLHRLQDTALKVAEQYFKLQPQGNFIDRCRRLEEAGWSYIYREDVSDINALPPFQRGLADWVAAEAELRMRHMRLVETFTAVTGTYVKEKPTPERFAETALLIFDMIARTRNNTKLPGRPRLGWRQVLITVGEPISVTQRWAKSQSDRHAARVGVTELTKELHQALEQLIKA